One Candidatus Cloacimonadota bacterium genomic window, CTATGGATTTCTAAAAAATCTACGATTCTTTGACCCATTTATAATCCTCTTTTTCCGTGAAATGGGCTTGTCATTCCTGGAAATAGGCACGCTTTTTTCCGTAAGAGAAATTTCTACAAATATTTTTGAAATACCAACAGGATTCATCGCTGATACTTATGGTAGAAAGAATTCCATGATATCAGCTTTCATTTCCTATATTCTATCATTTATTATTTTTTATTTCTTTCCCAAATTTAGTATCTACATAGTTGCAATGTTACTATTTGGTTTAGGTGAGGCATTTCGCTCCGGCACTCATAAAGCAATGATTTTGGAATACCTGAAAATCAAGAATATCTCTCATCTGAGGGTAGAGTATTACGGACATACAAGAGGCTCATCGCAGTTTGGTTCTGCAATATCTGCTTTAATTGCTGGTGTTCTTGTTTTCTATTCAGGGAGTTATAAAATTGTATTTTTAGCCTCCATCATACCGTATATTTTTGAACTTTTCCTTATGATGTCTTATCCTGATGAACTGAATGGTGAAATCAAGAAAACTGAAAAAGGAAATGTCCTGAAAGCAACTATAAAGAATTTCCAAAATACGGTTTCAGACTTTTTTCAGCTATTCAAAAATTCCTTTCTTATCAAAGCCCTATTCAATTCCTCTTTATACGATGGCCTATTTAAAACCATTAAGGATTATTTGCAGCCAATTTTAAAAACTTATGCACTATCAATTCCTATATTACTTTCTTTGCAGGACAAAAGAAGCACGATACTCATTTCAATAACATACTTTTTCATCTATTTGCTTACATCGTATGCTTCAAGAAATGCGAGCAAATTCTCAAAAAAGTTCGGTTCATTAGAACTTGCAATAAATATAAGTTTCATTTTGGGTGGTATATTGACAATCTTAGCAGGAGTTTTTTGCGCTGTTGATATTAAAGTATTATCTATAATGATTTTTATTATATTATATGCATTCCAAAATTTAAGAAGGCCTATGAATGTAGGTTATATTAGCGAAAATATTTCGCAAAAAATAATGGCAACAGGACTATCAGTAGAATCACAATTAAAAACTATAATAATTGCTATTCTTTCTCCTGTGATGGGACTTCTGGCAGATAATCTTGGGATTGGAATAGCGCTGATTATATTATCTGGTTTTATACTTATTTTCTATCCGATTGTAAAAGTAAAAGGAAATAAATAAAATAT contains:
- a CDS encoding MFS transporter, with amino-acid sequence MIPKDTQYYKFCGYGFLKNLRFFDPFIILFFREMGLSFLEIGTLFSVREISTNIFEIPTGFIADTYGRKNSMISAFISYILSFIIFYFFPKFSIYIVAMLLFGLGEAFRSGTHKAMILEYLKIKNISHLRVEYYGHTRGSSQFGSAISALIAGVLVFYSGSYKIVFLASIIPYIFELFLMMSYPDELNGEIKKTEKGNVLKATIKNFQNTVSDFFQLFKNSFLIKALFNSSLYDGLFKTIKDYLQPILKTYALSIPILLSLQDKRSTILISITYFFIYLLTSYASRNASKFSKKFGSLELAINISFILGGILTILAGVFCAVDIKVLSIMIFIILYAFQNLRRPMNVGYISENISQKIMATGLSVESQLKTIIIAILSPVMGLLADNLGIGIALIILSGFILIFYPIVKVKGNK